atcttGACTTATTACTTTGTTCGTAAACGGTATATGCGTaatgtatttcatttaatttactttttaaattaatattttggtaTACCGAgccctaattttagtcctctttccattCGAAAtcatttcttataaggaaacaATGGGAAGAGTAAACGAATTTAACAGAGGAAGGGGACTTTtactctttctgtgtgtcccctcCACCATCGACTTAATGTAGGCAACATATTTGTGTACCTGTCACTAACTAGTTTGccaactaaataaataaaaaaaacctaaactaaataataactaaGTTAATatcaaacttaataaaaataaaagttattctactaaaattttgtattctatgaCTTCTACGAATAAAACCCattgtgcaaattgacaacttttcagcAGAGGCTCTCAAAATTTCAACCAAACAAGAAAATAGGCCgttttactttagcaaaaataacattttcacttataaatgtgtatttgtgtttagtgtatgttaactaaactaagaggtagcttttcacataaaaaagtaaaaatcaattttgttactttggcacttaaacacagaaaaaaatggtaaggATGAGccataccatttttttttcggttgaaaaataaattagcaacatactgtatattataaaactgatgTAACAAGTACACTTACCAtagatttgaatttaatatcgCATTCAACACAATAATAATCTCTTCTTATATGCACGGATTGGACATGTTTGTGTAATTGTGTGGGGTACACGAAGCTCAAGTTACACTGGTCGCATTGGAACTTTTTCTTATTGTCGTGACGCctggtgtaaaaattataaaatttaagagaTAATCGGTCAAGTTAGATCCCCCCCCCCTCCCCATTTATTGATTAGCATGTCtgggaagaaattcaaagatatgtatgaagtcaacctgCGCTGGGTCAGTGTAGTGTACTATGACCTTGTTTGGTCTCCGAGTCCATCACTGGGTGTATTAATTCTTGTATACAGTATGtttggaaattatatttataaaataattagttttttgactaaaaatattatttaaatcttagtGTCGACTTTTGAAGTCTTTATATTAGATCTTGAAATTACTCTTTATTGTATTCTCCGTTTTTGCAGAAGCTCAAATAAGTTCAGAATCTGTTCCGTCTATACTTTAAAcactgtatatttaaatttgaactaCTAGTGTGTATATGTGATTATAAGTGTGTGATATACTCACATAGTATGCACACGTAGAGATTCTAAGCTCTTATACATTTTGCCACACTTATGACACTCGTGCGCCGCTGTGCTGTTGTGTACGCGAACATGTCTCTGCATCACTGTACGTTTGCTAACAAACACgcaattaataatacataaaaaagagATATATAGAGGTATATTCACACAAGACTCGAAGACGTGCTGCAGAGAGAAAGAGATATAGATGTAGAGGAATAACTATTGGTGTGAGAAGAACACAAGTCTTACTTGGTGGTGAAGACACATCGGCCGCAGCTGTATGCGGCTGCAGCGTGTGTGTGCACAATTGTATGGTGCTCCAACACATGCTGTCGAGAAAGACGAATGTAACCGCATATCTTGCACCTATATCTAGTTGTATGTGACTTCATATGACCTCGCAGTGAGACTGAACTAGGACAGTATTGAGAGCAAAGCTCACAACGGTACTGACCTTGTTTCTGAAACGATTATTTCCCTTGTAATCGAAAGTATCAAGgctttaaaaactaatagaagttaaaagaatatatactatacttaaatttatgtaatatttaatgataatttcacaataaaataGGAGATTCTATCGCTTAGTATAGCGTTTACTCCGCACACTTTGAGAAGAGaagcataataaaaaaattctgaaGAGGTACTATAGGGTTTCAGAGGAAAAATCCATCAAAAGATTAATATTAAGGACGAGGGacgcaaaaaaataaaaattcttggGCCTAGAAAAATGAAACCTAGAATTTCGGGCTCCGTCAAACACTTCGCTTCCCAAAAGGGTTCCGTAGCCATGAAAGTTTGAGAACCATTGGTTTAATATATCTAACCTGTAAATGTTTCTCCATATGACTTTGTAAGACATCTTCAAAGTTGAAACCTTTAACACAACTCTCACATTTGTATGGAGCACGTAAATATTTCTCGCTTTTTGCACGTTCCTTCATTTCCTCTAaaacctaaaaattaaaaataaacttcttgtacattaattaagataaattattgattaaaacttttaatcattaattataGTTATGTATTCATTACTAAAAATTTCTAAGTGATTTTCGGTAAGGGGTATTTGTCAATCCAAATGGCATTGTTCAAATGTATGGTTTAAATTTCTGGAGCTTAATAGGAGTACAGTTATTAATACCCAGCGTGGTTCTTGGTGGTGACTTGGTGACCTGGTAAGGCTATAAAATGTTAACGAGTCCACAAGATTGAGAAGACATGTAACAAGTGTTACTCAACCTCTAAACTTTACCTGTTCTTTTGTCAATTTGATGACAGTGTATTCTGATGTTTCTTGAACCATTCGAGAACTGAATCCTTCTTTTAATACTTTCTTTTGCTTCTTAACTTTAATACCATTTTTTGCAGGatcgttttttaaatttaattccatatttgatttttcttcTAACATCTGTAGTAagacaatatataattttacatttgtgcAGCCTATTTACACTTTGTTTCTATAGGTTTCTCTACGTATATCAAAACGCGAAAGAGGCAAACGAGAGGCCACCTGATTTTGAAGCGACGCAATTTCAGAGTGGTTGCCTTGCTCTAATCGACGAAGAAGGCAATGCACACAAAgagtaacataaatatactaataaaattaattaaataaaagcataATATACAATggcttatagcctgtccatttATTGAGTTAAGGTAGTATTAAAGGTACACTCACATTTGTATCATTATCAGATACAGTTCCATTTTCAAACTCCGCAGCATCCATACTGCTTTCACAAAACAACACCAGTGGTACATCATCCTCATCTtctgttatataaattattttattatcctCTGCTTTTATGTTACTATCTAAATGCATAAAATCAGGACCTATATAGAATGTCCTTGTTGGTGATATAgatatattgtttatgttgTTTTGTACTGTTAAAGTATTCTGAAATATAAAGGAGTCTTATCACATTGTTGACCGgcaattttactgaaaatcaaTCAGATAAAGAATCCAcatataattcattaaaagaTTCTTCATTACATTCcgtcattgttttttttaattattaaatattttttacaacaaaagatTTGGCGGGTCTTATAAGCGAGAGAAACAGCTTGTGTTATTCTGACTAACAATTGTAAACTAACAGTGATGCGAAAAATAAGCGCATCACGAGTTTATTTATGGCCGGTCAGCAATGTTCAGCCATAAAAAC
This genomic stretch from Papilio machaon chromosome 29, ilPapMach1.1, whole genome shotgun sequence harbors:
- the LOC106717165 gene encoding zinc finger and SCAN domain-containing protein 12, whose protein sequence is MTYTLCQVCLKGRDNVFPLSGKDIEIYNRIFKEHSNESKIFMCIFCKSLLRKLDKFVEQCRNAHTNMDQKFKQNTLTVQNNINNISISPTRTFYIGPDFMHLDSNIKAEDNKIIYITEDEDDVPLVLFCESSMDAAEFENGTVSDNDTNMLEEKSNMELNLKNDPAKNGIKVKKQKKVLKEGFSSRMVQETSEYTVIKLTKEQVLEEMKERAKSEKYLRAPYKCESCVKGFNFEDVLQSHMEKHLQKQGQYRCELCSQYCPSSVSLRGHMKSHTTRYRCKICGYIRLSRQHVLEHHTIVHTHAAAAYSCGRCVFTTNKRTVMQRHVRVHNSTAAHECHKCGKMYKSLESLRVHTMRHDNKKKFQCDQCNLSFVYPTQLHKHVQSVHIRRDYYCVECDIKFKSMDTLKLHFKRAKRHRDGIHNNKGESRSISSRNTRPRRKQTTSNT